One genomic segment of Acanthopagrus latus isolate v.2019 chromosome 14, fAcaLat1.1, whole genome shotgun sequence includes these proteins:
- the phlda1 gene encoding pleckstrin homology-like domain family A member 1, translated as MLENGRKVFKEGLLEKRSDGLLQLWKKKHCVLTEDGVLLLPPKQHDQPHHHQPHHGGGDTGKVKELHFANMKTVDCVERKGKYVYFTVVMTEGKEIDFRCPQDEGWNAEITLQMVQYKNRQAILAVKSTRQKQQLLVVQMPGQKTVRSSPNVA; from the coding sequence ATGCTGGAAAACGGGAGGAAGGTGTTCAAGGAGGGTCTGCTGGAGAAGCGGAGCGAcgggctgctgcagctctggaagAAGAAACACTGCGTCCTGACGGAGGACggcgtgctgctgctgccgcccaAGCAGCACGACCAGCCGCACCACCACCAGCCGCACCACGGCGGCGGGGACACGGGCAAAGTCAAGGAGCTGCACTTCGCCAACATGAAGACGGTGGACTGCGTGGAGCGGAAGGGCAAGTACGTGTACTTCACGGTGGTCATGACGGAGGGGAAGGAGATCGACTTCAGGTGCCCGCAGGACGAGGGCTGGAACGCGGAGATCACCTTGCAGATGGTCCAGTACAAGAACCGGCAGGCGATCCTGGCCGTCAAGTCCACCcggcagaagcagcagctgctcgtCGTGCAGATGCCCGGCCAGAAGACGGTCCGCAGCTCGCCGAACGTGGCGTGA